In Solea senegalensis isolate Sse05_10M linkage group LG6, IFAPA_SoseM_1, whole genome shotgun sequence, one genomic interval encodes:
- the LOC122771639 gene encoding mucolipin-1-like, with protein sequence MAATEHRDFSAEKKGLSSPVTRYGSTDSSCEHDHQSNGHGSNHQFPAATAGHWVRAEHGEEALRRKLKYFFMSPCDKYHAKGRKPFKLGLQLLKIIIVTAQLVLFGLSNQVVVTFKEENTMTFKHLFLKDYDESSGDSFAVYTQEDVYDHIFYTVKQYLALPNTTVGRYAYVYDVGVNGSALSLCQQYYKKGRIDPANDTFTIDPHVITDCVGVNPMSVPPASSLGTSYKNFTLKFHKLINVTIEFQLKAINIQTIINNEIPDCYTFYIRIVMDNKAHSGMVKIRLDNQASIKECKDPSVSGQAENYSRLAFDIIVALVCTVSLLLCGRSILRGIILQQEFVEFFKETLDRKVCWADRLEFINGWYILLIVSDILTITGSVIKIGIESKNMSSYDLCGILLGTSTLLVWVGVIRYLTFFQKYNILIITLRAALPNVIRFCLCVAVIYLGYCFCGWIVLGPYHVKFRSLSMVSECLFSLINGDDMFVTFAGMQESSTLVWLFSQVYLYTFISLFIYMVLSLFIALITGAYETIKHQTQEPFHITDLHAFVAECTDAPNSGKFRGLETSPCSFFCCCDRTTTYEDALLVN encoded by the exons AAAAAAAAGGCCTCTCCTCTCCAGTGACTCGCTACGGCTCCACAGACAGCAGCTGCGAGCACGACCATCAGAGTAACGGTCATGGCAGCAACCATCAATTCCCCGCGGCGACAGCGGGCCATTGGGTCAGGGCTGAGCATGGAGAGGAAGCCCTTCGCAGGAAGCTGAAATACTTCTTCATGAGTCCTTGTGATAAATATCACGCCAAGGGTCGCAAGCCTTTTAAGTTGGGCCTACAGCTGCTCAAGATCATTATTGTCACAGCTCAG TTAGTGTTGTTTGGCCTCAGTAACCAAGTGGTGGTGACCTTCAAGGAGGAGAACACGATGACCTTCAAGCACCTCTTCCTCAAGGACTACGATGAGTCGTCAGGCGACTCCTTTGCTGTTTACACGCAGGAAGATGTCTATGACCACATCTTCTATACTGTGAAGCAG TACCTTGCCTTACCAAATACCACAGTGGGGCGCTACGCATACGTCTACGATGTTGGTGTGAATGGCAGCGCACTCTCCCTCTGCCAACAGTACTACAAGAAGGGACGGATAGACCCAGCCAATGATACCTTCACTATAGATCCCCATGTCATCACAG ACTGCGTAGGTGTGAACCCCATGTCGGTCCCTCCGGCTTCTTCACTTGGCACCAGCTACAAGAACTTCACCCTCAAGTTCCACAA GCTCATCAATGTCACCATAGAGTTCCAGCTGAAGGCAATCAATATACAGACCATCATCAACAACGAGATTCCAGACTGCTACACTTTTTACATAAGG ATTGTTATGGACAACAAGGCTCACAGCGGCATGGTGAAGATTCGTTTAGACAACCAGGCATCGATAAAGGAGTGCAAAGACCCGAGCGTCTCTGGACAAG CTGAAAACTATTCACGTTTAGCCTTCGATATCATTGTGGCTCTGGTGTGCACCGTGtccctgctgctctgtggacgCTCCATACTGCGAGGCATCATCCTGCAGCAG GAGTTTGTAGAGTTCTTTAAGGAAACTCTGGATCGTAAAGTTTGCTGGGCAGACCGGCTGGAGTTCATCAATGGCTGGTACATCCTCCTAATCGTCAGCGATATCCTCACCATTACGGGGAGTGTCATCAAAATCGGCATTGAGTCTAAG AATATGTCCTCCTATGACCTCTGTGGCATCCTGTTAGGGACTTCCACTCTTCTGGTGTGGGTTGGAGTCATTCGCTACCTCACTTTCTTCCAGAAATACAAT ATTCTAATCATCACACTTCGAGCAGCGTTACCAAACGTGATCcgcttctgtctctgtgtggctgTCATCTATCTGGGCTACTGCTTCTGTGGCTGGATTGTCCTGGGACCGTACCATGTCAAg TTCCGTTCACTGTCCATGGTGTCAGAGTGTCTGTTCTCCCTCATTAACGGCGACGACATGTTTGTGACGTTCGCGGGGATGCAGGAGAGCAGTACTCTGGTGTGGCTGTTCAGCCAAGTTTACCTGTACACCTTCATCTCGCTCTTCATCTACATGGTGCTGTCACTGTTTATCGCTCTCATCACAGGAGCCTATGAGACTATTAAG CACCAAACCCAAGAACCCTTCCACATCACAGACCTGCACGCCTTTGTGGCCGAGTGTACAGACGCACCGAACTCTGGGAAGTTTCGGGGTCTGGAGACGTCACCGTGCTCCTTCTTCTGCTGTTGTgacag